In the Sus scrofa isolate TJ Tabasco breed Duroc chromosome 7, Sscrofa11.1, whole genome shotgun sequence genome, one interval contains:
- the GSTZ1 gene encoding maleylacetoacetate isomerase isoform X3: MKQVPALKIDGITLSQSLAIIEYLEETRPTPRLLPQDPKKRAQVRMISDLLASGIQPLQNLSVLNQVGKENQLTWAQRVIAPGFNALEQILQSTAGKYCMGDEVSMADLCLVPQVANAERYKVDLSPYPTISRINKSLLALEAFQVSHPSRQPDTPPELRA; the protein is encoded by the exons ATGAAGCAGGTGCCGGCCCTGAAGATTGATGGAATCACCCTCAGCCAGTCA CTGGCCATCATTGAGTACCTGGAGGAGACCCGGCCCACGCCCCGACTTCTGCCTCAGGACCCAAAGAAGAGGGCCCAAGTGCGCATGATTTCTGACCTCCTCGCCAGTGGCATCCAACCCCTGCAG AACTTGTCTGTCCTGAATCAAGTGGGAAAGGAGAACCAGCTGACCTGGGCCCAGCGGGTCATCGCTCCTGGCTTTAACG CTCTGGAGCAGATCCTGCAGAGCACAGCGGGGAAGTACTGCATGGGAGATGAG GTGTCCATGGCTGACCTGTGCTTAGTGCCTCAGGTGGCAAATGCTGAAAG GTACAAGGTGGATCTCTCTCCCTACCCCACCATCAGCCGCATCAACAAGTCCCTGCTGGCCTTGGAGGCCTTCCAAGTGTCTCACCCCAGCCGGCAGCCAGATACACCCCCCGAGCTGAGGGCCTAG
- the GSTZ1 gene encoding maleylacetoacetate isomerase isoform X2, translating into MAESSKPILYSYFRSSCSWRVRIALALKNIDYEIVAINLIKDGGQQFSKEFQALNPMKQVPALKIDGITLSQSLAIIEYLEETRPTPRLLPQDPKKRAQVRMISDLLASGIQPLQNLSVLNQVGKENQLTWAQRVIAPGFNALEQILQSTAGKYCMGDEVSMADLCLVPQVANAERRGISPRGHP; encoded by the exons ATGGCTGAGTCCAGCAAG CCCATCCTCTATTCCTATTTCCGAAGCTCCTGCTCGTGGAGAGTGCGAATTG CTCTGGCCTTGAAAAACATCGACTATGAGATAGTAGCCATCAACCTTATAAAGGATGGGGGGCAGCAG ttctccaaagaattcCAGGCCCTGAATCCCATGAAGCAGGTGCCGGCCCTGAAGATTGATGGAATCACCCTCAGCCAGTCA CTGGCCATCATTGAGTACCTGGAGGAGACCCGGCCCACGCCCCGACTTCTGCCTCAGGACCCAAAGAAGAGGGCCCAAGTGCGCATGATTTCTGACCTCCTCGCCAGTGGCATCCAACCCCTGCAG AACTTGTCTGTCCTGAATCAAGTGGGAAAGGAGAACCAGCTGACCTGGGCCCAGCGGGTCATCGCTCCTGGCTTTAACG CTCTGGAGCAGATCCTGCAGAGCACAGCGGGGAAGTACTGCATGGGAGATGAG GTGTCCATGGCTGACCTGTGCTTAGTGCCTCAGGTGGCAAATGCTGAAAG GAGAGGCATCTCACCTCGTGGACACCCCTAA
- the GSTZ1 gene encoding maleylacetoacetate isomerase isoform X1, which yields MAESSKPILYSYFRSSCSWRVRIALALKNIDYEIVAINLIKDGGQQFSKEFQALNPMKQVPALKIDGITLSQSLAIIEYLEETRPTPRLLPQDPKKRAQVRMISDLLASGIQPLQNLSVLNQVGKENQLTWAQRVIAPGFNALEQILQSTAGKYCMGDEVSMADLCLVPQVANAERYKVDLSPYPTISRINKSLLALEAFQVSHPSRQPDTPPELRA from the exons ATGGCTGAGTCCAGCAAG CCCATCCTCTATTCCTATTTCCGAAGCTCCTGCTCGTGGAGAGTGCGAATTG CTCTGGCCTTGAAAAACATCGACTATGAGATAGTAGCCATCAACCTTATAAAGGATGGGGGGCAGCAG ttctccaaagaattcCAGGCCCTGAATCCCATGAAGCAGGTGCCGGCCCTGAAGATTGATGGAATCACCCTCAGCCAGTCA CTGGCCATCATTGAGTACCTGGAGGAGACCCGGCCCACGCCCCGACTTCTGCCTCAGGACCCAAAGAAGAGGGCCCAAGTGCGCATGATTTCTGACCTCCTCGCCAGTGGCATCCAACCCCTGCAG AACTTGTCTGTCCTGAATCAAGTGGGAAAGGAGAACCAGCTGACCTGGGCCCAGCGGGTCATCGCTCCTGGCTTTAACG CTCTGGAGCAGATCCTGCAGAGCACAGCGGGGAAGTACTGCATGGGAGATGAG GTGTCCATGGCTGACCTGTGCTTAGTGCCTCAGGTGGCAAATGCTGAAAG GTACAAGGTGGATCTCTCTCCCTACCCCACCATCAGCCGCATCAACAAGTCCCTGCTGGCCTTGGAGGCCTTCCAAGTGTCTCACCCCAGCCGGCAGCCAGATACACCCCCCGAGCTGAGGGCCTAG
- the GSTZ1 gene encoding maleylacetoacetate isomerase encodes MQAGKPILYSYFRSSCSWRVRIALALKNIDYEIVAINLIKDGGQQFSKEFQALNPMKQVPALKIDGITLSQSLAIIEYLEETRPTPRLLPQDPKKRAQVRMISDLLASGIQPLQNLSVLNQVGKENQLTWAQRVIAPGFNALEQILQSTAGKYCMGDEVSMADLCLVPQVANAERYKVDLSPYPTISRINKSLLALEAFQVSHPSRQPDTPPELRA; translated from the exons ATGCAAGCGGGGAAG CCCATCCTCTATTCCTATTTCCGAAGCTCCTGCTCGTGGAGAGTGCGAATTG CTCTGGCCTTGAAAAACATCGACTATGAGATAGTAGCCATCAACCTTATAAAGGATGGGGGGCAGCAG ttctccaaagaattcCAGGCCCTGAATCCCATGAAGCAGGTGCCGGCCCTGAAGATTGATGGAATCACCCTCAGCCAGTCA CTGGCCATCATTGAGTACCTGGAGGAGACCCGGCCCACGCCCCGACTTCTGCCTCAGGACCCAAAGAAGAGGGCCCAAGTGCGCATGATTTCTGACCTCCTCGCCAGTGGCATCCAACCCCTGCAG AACTTGTCTGTCCTGAATCAAGTGGGAAAGGAGAACCAGCTGACCTGGGCCCAGCGGGTCATCGCTCCTGGCTTTAACG CTCTGGAGCAGATCCTGCAGAGCACAGCGGGGAAGTACTGCATGGGAGATGAG GTGTCCATGGCTGACCTGTGCTTAGTGCCTCAGGTGGCAAATGCTGAAAG GTACAAGGTGGATCTCTCTCCCTACCCCACCATCAGCCGCATCAACAAGTCCCTGCTGGCCTTGGAGGCCTTCCAAGTGTCTCACCCCAGCCGGCAGCCAGATACACCCCCCGAGCTGAGGGCCTAG